One Paralysiella testudinis genomic window, CTGGGCGCTTGTGCCGCCCCCGGCCAACCCACTGCGCAAGCAAACGACGCCTACCGCCAAACCCTAACCGGAGAATGGCAAATCATCCGCATCAACGGCCAGCCCGCCGCCCCCGGTTACCGCTTGTCGTTCGACCCCGCCGCAAAACGATTTAACGCCTATTTCGGCTGTAACCAAATTATGGGCGGCTATCAGCAGCAGGCAGACAAATTGCACTTTAGCCATGTGGCCAGCACCATGATGGCCTGCCCCGACAATACCGACGAAGCACCCGGCTTAGCCGCGTTGGCACAAACCCACCACTGGCAAACCGCCGCCACCAAAGCGCCCGGCAGCCGCCTGATTTTAAGCAACCAACAAGGACAAGC contains:
- a CDS encoding META domain-containing protein, which translates into the protein MKLKSLFTALMLATLGACAAPGQPTAQANDAYRQTLTGEWQIIRINGQPAAPGYRLSFDPAAKRFNAYFGCNQIMGGYQQQADKLHFSHVASTMMACPDNTDEAPGLAALAQTHHWQTAATKAPGSRLILSNQQGQAVLEAYPATQP